Proteins encoded together in one Pseudomonas sp. ADAK13 window:
- the ccoS gene encoding cbb3-type cytochrome oxidase assembly protein CcoS has product MPALYVMIPAALLIVAIAIYIFFWAVDSGQYDDLDGPAHSVLFDDQDPNHLAAVDETNGPEQPPKPKDPPHA; this is encoded by the coding sequence ATGCCAGCTCTTTACGTGATGATCCCGGCGGCACTGTTGATCGTGGCCATCGCCATTTACATCTTCTTCTGGGCGGTGGACAGCGGCCAGTACGACGATTTGGACGGCCCGGCCCACAGCGTGCTGTTCGACGACCAGGACCCGAATCACCTGGCCGCCGTCGATGAAACCAACGGCCCCGAGCAACCGCCCAAGCCCAAAGACCCGCCCCATGCTTGA